CTTCCCGGCCGTGGGGACATAGCGGAGGGAGAAGCAGATGTCCCCAAGCTTCTCCTGCTGAAAGGAGAGGGGCCCATCACCAGAGCCCCGGCTCCACATCCATGCCTCCTCAGGGGTACAATCCACGCCGCCCTGAGGGTCTGGAAAGCCTATGATCTGATTGGCTCAGGATGTTGTGGGCGGGACTGGGCCTGGGGGCGTGGCTCGGGGCGCGACCGCGCATGCTCACCTCCTCCCGCGGAGCCGCCTGCAGCTCCCGCCAGGCCTGCACTGGCCGCCCCAGGTCCACGGAGCTCATAGGGACCCGCACCTCCCCGATGGCGTCATTGCGAGAGAAGCGGTCGAAGTCGTACACCGCCATGACCAGCACCCTGCCCCCCAGCTCCACGTAGGGGACCTGGAGTGCACAGAGAATCCGCAGTAGAGAGCAGGAAGTCAGAGATAGGGTGAGGCACAGCACAACCAGAAGGAAGGCATGGAGTGAGGCAGCGAGGGTCGAAGCGAACAGTTGGGGGAACTCAAATGGGAAAGTCCAGGGATCCATGCGGAAAAAAATCACGGGTCAGTGGAACCCAAATCGTACCGCCCAAGGACCAGGCTACAGCCCAGGAGTCAGTAGTGCCCAGGGTCCAGTGGAATAGCCCCAGAGCTGGTAGCTGCCACCTGAGCTGTGGCCGCCTCCAGGAAAAGCGGAAGGGGTCGGTCCCTAGTGTTCCAGGGACTGGGCACAGGCTATGGAACACGGGGCCTGAAGGCAGGAGCTCACCTTGAAGGCGAAGGTCTCCCCAAAGTGAGGGTTCAGCGTCTGCCGATGCACCTTGGTCTCGTACCGCCTCCGTTTGTCCGGCAGCAGGTAGACCCGCACATAGGGGTCCGAGGAGCCACCAAGATCCAAGGCTGCCAATCCCATTGCTTGCAGAATGCCCACCAGCAGCTGCAGGGCCCAGGCacagtgggggaggtggggaacaCTAGTCTTAGCCTCCCTTCCATGGCTCCTTTCAGAAGGGGTTGGAACCCCCGGGATCCTCCCTCCAAAgcttccccttcctccacacCCACCTGGCCACTCTGGAAGTCATAATCCAGGGAGTACTGCAGTCGTCCTAGCTCATGCTTGTCTGCCACCTGCTGCCCTGGCCCGGATGGTGCTGGCTCCAGCTCCTCTACTTCTGGCTGCACCTTAAGGAGCCAGGGGTAAGGGTGGGTGAAGTCTTCCCCTGATAGCAGTATCCATCAGGCTCAGAAGCCAAGGGAGGCTCACAGGTCCCTTGGGCTATACCTGAGCTCTCACAGGCTAAGCAGATTCAGTATTTGACTAGTGCTGTCTGCCACAGGCAGGAAATAGACGTGGTAACACAGATGCAGTATGTTTGTGAAGGTTTGATTAGTGGTGTCTGCTATGGGCAGGAACTAGACATGTGCTTGTCATGCTTAGATTAAAACAAGTGCTGATAGTGTCCCATTGCCCACAGGAATAATGCAGGTTTTATTTCACATGCTAATGGATGTACTGGGGTGCTAGTCCAAACTGCCATGTTTACTTGTGATCTTAGCACAGCAAAACATGGAGGAGAAATGGCATATTTACTGTGTACTTGCCATTCTAAAGTTGAATGAAAAAGCAGAAGGTGTCTCCTTAACCTAGGCCAGCAATTCTTAAAATTCAATGTGAACCTGAATTCCCCTGAATCCTGTGGCAAAATGTCTGAGGTCACCTCTTCAGGGATTCTGACTTGATAGGTCAGGTGCTAGTGCCAGAATTTGCATTTCAACAAGTACCCAGTGTGATTCTGCTGCAGACGGTCTTTGAACATCACTGGTTTAAGGGACAGGGATGGGGCTGGACACCAGGACCCTAAATAGCATCCTTTACGGATGCTAATTGAACAGCTCCTTattgagaaggaaggaggggaaataCCAAGTTAGTGACCACAgacttgaggctcagagagggacaGTGAgttctccaaggtcacacaaccaggAAATGGTCCTTCTTGGTTGGAAACCTAGGGCTGTCTGGCTCCCAGGCAACCACTGCACTCTGCACTGAGAGACTTAATTTTCAGACCCTGCAGTGACCACTTTCCATTCCAACGGCCTCATCCAATGCAAATGTCTTTTATCCTCTCCAGGCTGCTGCTGCACTGGCCTCGTCCCTGGATCCCTCGCCGCAGATCTGTCCTACACAGGGTTCCAGAGGAGTCATCCTAACACCATCTGACCCTGTCCCTCTCATGCTCAAAACATATTTGTAGCCTTCATCACCTTCATGACATGGATACTGCTGAGTTCTCCAGACACTTCACTCCAGAGTGCAGCTATTGTGAGAAATGACTCTTTGTTCCCCAAATAAGCCTCAGAATCTGGATATGGGGCCTGAATCTGGATATGGGGCCTCAACACATGCTCCAACTTGGACTAGAATGTCCTTCTCTCTGGTCTCAGTTAACTCTGTCCCTCAGGTCTCAGTGCAGAAGTCACCTCCACCACGAAGCCTCCTCTGTCTGACCCTCTGTTTTAAACTTTTTCCTACTGTAAATATGtcccattttctgaaaaaaatcagcatattttaaagtattctgGCACAAAGCTGGTTTTCAGCTTTCagagccatttatttatttatctatttattggagacagagtctcgctctgtcacccaggctggagtgcagtggcgcgatcacagctcactgcagcctccacctcccggtttcagtgcctcagcctctcgagtagctgggattataccacaccaccatggctggcttttgtatttttagtagagacagggtttcatcatgttgcccaggctagtcttgaattcatgacctcaggcaatctgtccacctcagcctcccaagtgctaggattacaggcgtgagccaccgcacccggcccagagccaaatatttatatgtttctGTAGGTTTCTATACAGTGGGATGCCTTTTCTGTGCTCCTATGAGACCCTGTAGTATGGCACATATTACCCTGTGTGGTGAGTGTCTGTGTCAGTGCCTGACTCTCCCACCAGACTGGGAAGTTCTTGGGAATAGCAACTAGTTCTGTTCCATCTCTGGGTCCCCAGAGTCCAGTTGAGGGCTAGACACACAGGGAGGATGAGCCAGTAAGGTGGGTTCCTATAGGACAGAAGGGAGCAGGGACTGGGACCAGCTGGGCCATTGAGAGGAGCAGGGTGCGGGAAGGGGCCAGGtggaggggctgggctgggccacACCTTGTCTATGTAACTCTGGCCCAGCCCCTTCACTTCCTGAAGGTGGACCTGGGCTTGGGCCTGGCTCTTCTTGCCTGTCCGCCTCCGACAGCTCTTCCGGTAGAGACAGAAACAGCAGCTGAAGATGAGGAGGCCTGAGACCAGCACGATGGTGGCCAGGGCCCAGGGGGGCACTGCAGAGGGGTGGAGACAACACACATTGAGGCCTGGGCAGCACGCAGGCTGATTCAGTCCTGATTACACGTGGAAGCTGGAATGCTGGCCTCCTTTTCCCTCCAGCCATTTTCATTGCATTTCTTCCTGTGTTTTTCTTCCACCTAATGTGGCCTATAGAGAGATTCGATGCCCCAACCCAGGCTGACACCATCTGGATTTGCTTGCTTGTTAGTTCTGCCTTTCCTTACCCGACCCCGCCCCCCATTTCTGCTCAACTCCTGATGCTTTTACAAGAAGCCCTGCTCCTCATCGggcctgtttccttatctgtaaaagaaGAGCTAGGTGGACCTTCCAATTCTAAGATCCCATTCCATGCAACACCCCTTGATCCggtttcgatttttttttttttttttttttttttttttttgcaaatctgTTCCTTCCTTTTACCCCATTTCGTTCGCATTCCAGTCCAGGATGACGACCCGGGATCCCAGCCGGATTTTCCAGCCCGCCTGCCCGAGTACACCCGTCCGAATCCCGCCCCTCGGAATCCTGGCCAGGCTTTCTCTCTGCTCGGCCCCCCACCCCCGGGTCTTGCTCACCTGGGCCGTGGCTGATGCGACTGGAGTCGGGAGGCGTGTCGGGCGATGGAGGCCCCGGGGTTGGGGGCTCCGGGAACATGGTGGCGGGGTCCTGGAGTCTTTTCTGCAGAGACACTCAAGCACCCTAGTCCCCCATTCCCACCCCAGACGTCCTTTGAGCCCCACGCACAACAAAGAACTCCAACTCCCATGAGGCCTTTGCGCGAACAGCCGCGCAGAAACCGGACAGCCACCGCGAGTCATGCTGGGAGTTGTAGTATCAGCCTCCCCGCACTTGAGAGGGGGTGTCCAGGACCTAGTTCCATCCTAAAGGGATACCCTCTTCCTCCACGGCCCCACAGGCATCCCGCTGACTTCTGCCTCGTCCTCGCCCCTCCGCAGGGTCTGAACCGGAAGCGGGCGAAGGCAGACGTGGGAACCAGCAGACCGCGTTGCCCAGAGCAACAGCCGGGCTCCTCTCAAGCGGGGTGAGAGCAAAGCTGGTTGCCCGGGCAACGGGTTGTTGCCAGGACAACGGGCGGGGCTGACGCACAGACGCGGAGTCCCGGCGGGGCAGGCTCGCTCCGGGGCCCACCGGTGCCTGGGAACCCCCCAATAGCCCGACTGGGATCCTGAGGTCCCGCGAGGTGGGGAGCGGGCAGCCTGTGGTCCGAGCGCCCACAGCCGACTGCTCCCTCCGCACCTGGTCCTGGGAGCTGAGACGCAggttccctcttccctctccccaatTTTGCTGGAGGGCGGGTCGGGGGCTGCCCGGTGCCTGTGCTGAGCCCCCTCATCCTTCTTGGCCTGTTGGTCTCTCCACGCATCCGTGCTGCTCTCGTGACCGCCTCGGTCTCCACGCTGCCTCTTGACCCCACATAGGCGTCTTCCCTGTGTCTGCCTCCCCAACCCGCCTGTCTCTCTTCCCTATCGCCtggcctctgtctccagggtctctccctctcccctccgcCTGCGCCCCACTCCCCGCCCTCGGCTCTTTGTCTTCTCCATACCTGTCTCGCGTCCCCAGATCCCTGTCTCTCCGCTTCAGGCTGCTGCCCTCCCTCTGGTTGTCTCCCCAGTGCCCCAGCCCCCACTCGCACACCCCTTTCCTCTAGGGATGCGGATGCGGATGGGCTGAGGGCGGGGGTCCCAGCAGCTCCTACCTGCTCGGCGGCTGGACGGGACACTCCCGGGAGACGCCGAGGCGCCAGCCCCGCCCGGACCCCACCCCCTGCACGTGGGCGGTGGCGCTGTCCCGGGTGCTGATCGCGGAGCTCTCCGGGGCGGGGGAGCCGCGGAGCGGAGCAGGATCCCGTGCGCGCGTGTGTGCCCGTGTgcgtgtgcgcgcgtgtgtggtgtgtattgTGTGTGCCCGTATTTGGTCTCGGGTAGGCGGAAAGCCCTGCCCCGCCCCTCCTCCCGCCTCCACCCGGGAACCTCGATGACGCCCACAGATGTTTATCCTGGTGCTTTAGCATTTTCTGCCTTCTGGTCCAGTCGTTGGCCGTCCAGACCACTCCACTCCTCCCGCCCCAACACACACGACACACACCCTGTATAGCCCAAAGAACGGCATGCCAGGATACTCAGTCCTAGGACCTAGGAGACCCCAGACCCCCATTGGAGACCCAGACTCTGCAGGGTTCAGCATCAAAGTCCCCAGCTATCAGCCCCCAGACATCGCCCTCTAAGTTCCCCTAACACCAGTCCCAGGAGGcggccagtgcggtggctcatacctgtaacctcagcactttgggaggccgaagcaggaggaatgcttgagcccaggagctggagaccagcctgggcaacatagcaaaatcccgtctctacaaaaatgagccagcgtggtggtgcgcacttgtgatggcagctactctagaggctgaggtgggaagatcacctgggcccaggaggtcaaggctgcagtgagccactgcactccagtctgggcaacagagcaagaccatgtctcaaaaacaaaaacaaaaacagaacaaaacaacaacaacaacaacagagaaGAGTAAAAGAAAAGCTCAGAAGGCAAGTCCCCAAGCACCTAGCTCCAGCGAGCCCTGTCCATACTGCCCAGACCCTGGACACAGACGTCTGGACACTGCCTTCTCTGAGAGACTCAACCACCCAAACCtacattttttcatgtgcaaATGTGTGGGTCCCTCTAGTCCCCTCCTGGACGTTCGCCTCGATCCCTAGATACCAGGAACCCATCCCTACTCCCAATCCAATATTATTTCCAGACCCAGAAATCCATGGGACAACTGTCTCTGGGGAGAACAGTGATTTAATAAATTATGGGATAGAAGGAAAAATACATGTGGATGGTGGGGTGCAGAGAGACCTTGGGCACAGGGACTCCCTCCGACCCCAGATTATAGAAGACTGATTTGGTTTCTGAAGTAAAATCAAGGCAGGATCCTTCCTGCCTTTGGTCCTCAAGTAGCCAGAACTCCAGACCCAAATTCCTTCCTGCCTCAGAATCCAGGCCCCAGCCTGTTTCTTTCTGCATCCTGGAAAGACCTAGGGAATCCAAGCTATCATCCCTCTCCTCCTTCAGGGAACCAGGAATCCAGATCCCCAGCTCCCATAGGACTCATCTGAAGCCCACCAGACCACTCTCTCCTGGGGAAACCAGAGTTTGGGAtaccagccccctcctcccacaGCACCCAGGAGTCTGGGAGCCCAGCCCTCTGCTCTTCCAGGAATCTGGGCTCAAGTGGGTGTCCAGAGCTTGAGGATGCCTGGGCTGCCGACCCAGCCCCCTCGTCACTTAGACCTCCAACTTGTGGGCCTGGATGGCGGCCACGTTCTCGTAGATGAGGTTTTCGACATCCTCATACGGGACTTCCTTCTCGGCTGGGGCCTGGGCTGACTGTTGGAGGAACCGCAGGATGCACTGATGCAGGAATACGTACTGAGCCTGGGAAGCAGGCACGGGAGTGAGAGGCGTCCCCCCAGGTCTGAGCTGCGTGGAGCCCCAGGGTCCCTCGTCCCACTGCCTCCCGTCCTGTGTTGCTGAGGGACTGCCTCACCTCAGTCTGCACCATCAACGGCCGACTCTCTCTCATCTTCCTTACAAAGCTGAAGGGCCCAAGGAGACCCTCGGACTGCAGCTGCCGGAGCAGGACGTCCAGGGCAATGAGGGTTCCTGTGCGACCCACGCCAGCACTAGGCAGAACAAGGGAAGGGTCAGACCAAGGGGCAGGAGTGTGAGGGTCCGGGGTCATGGCTGATTGGAGGGATCTGTGTTTGAATGATGACAATAACTATgcctgctcacacctgtaatcccagcactttgggaggctgaggccggtggatcacccaaggtcaggagttccagaccagcctggccaacctggcaaaaccgtctcttctaaaaatgcaaaaattagccgggtatggtggcgcatgcctgtaatcccagctacttgggaggctgaggcgaagaatcgcttgaacccaggaggtggaggttgcagtgagccaagatcacaccactgcactccagcctgggcgacaagagcaaaactcccatctcaaaaacaacaacaacaacaacaacaaaactgcctGGAGTTCCTTCCATCTGTTAGGCTCTGTTCTAAGTGCCTGATGGGCCTTCTTCACTCCTCCCAAACCTAAGAAGTCGGATGTACTAGCTCCATTGTACAaatggggaaatggaggctgaGTGAGGTGAAGTCCCATTCCCCAGGCCActcagctaataagtggcagagccggGGTTCAAATACAGGAAGAGGAACTCTCCAGCCAATCATTTAGTAATTCctttaaacacaaaaattagtcttttgttttgtttgagacaggatctctctctgtcacgaaggctgaagtgcagtggcatgatctcggctcactgcacccttgacctcctgggctcaagtgatcctcctgtctcagcctcctgagtagcttggatcacaggcatgcaccactgcatctGACTAacttattaactttttaatagagacggggtcttgccatgttgcccaggctggtctcaaactcctggactcaagtgatcctcccacctcagccccccaaagtgctg
The DNA window shown above is from Homo sapiens chromosome 19, GRCh38.p14 Primary Assembly and carries:
- the SYT5 gene encoding synaptotagmin-5 isoform X1 — its product is MFPEPPTPGPPSPDTPPDSSRISHGPVPPWALATIVLVSGLLIFSCCFCLYRKSCRRRTGKKSQAQAQVHLQEVKGLGQSYIDKVQPEVEELEPAPSGPGQQVADKHELGRLQYSLDYDFQSGQLLVGILQAMGLAALDLGGSSDPYVRVYLLPDKRRRYETKVHRQTLNPHFGETFAFKVPYVELGGRVLVMAVYDFDRFSRNDAIGEVRVPMSSVDLGRPVQAWRELQAAPREEQEKLGDICFSLRYVPTAGKLTVIVLEAKNLKKMDVGGLSDPYVKVHLLQGGKKVRKKKTTIKKNTLNPYYNEAFSFEVPCDQVQKVQVELTVLDYDKLGKNEAIGRVAVGAAAGGAGLRHWADMLANPRRPIAQWHSLRPPDRVRLLPAP
- the SYT5 gene encoding synaptotagmin-5 isoform 2 (isoform 2 is encoded by transcript variant 2), producing MTRGGCPVSARLFAQRPHGSWSSLLCVGLKGRLGWEWGTRVLECLCRKDSRTPPPCSRSPQPRGLHRPTRLPTPVASATAQVQPEVEELEPAPSGPGQQVADKHELGRLQYSLDYDFQSGQLLVGILQAMGLAALDLGGSSDPYVRVYLLPDKRRRYETKVHRQTLNPHFGETFAFKVPYVELGGRVLVMAVYDFDRFSRNDAIGEVRVPMSSVDLGRPVQAWRELQAAPREEEKLGDICFSLRYVPTAGKLTVIVLEAKNLKKMDVGGLSDPYVKVHLLQGGKKVRKKKTTIKKNTLNPYYNEAFSFEVPCDQVQKVQVELTVLDYDKLGKNEAIGRVAVGAAAGGAGLRHWADMLANPRRPIAQWHSLRPPDRVRLLPAP
- the SYT5 gene encoding synaptotagmin-5 isoform X2, yielding MFPEPPTPGPPSPDTPPDSSRISHGPVPPWALATIVLVSGLLIFSCCFCLYRKSCRRRTGKKSQAQAQVHLQEVKGLGQSYIDKVQPEVEELEPAPSGPGQQVADKHELGRLQYSLDYDFQSGQLLVGILQAMGLAALDLGGSSDPYVRVYLLPDKRRRYETKVHRQTLNPHFGETFAFKVPYVELGGRVLVMAVYDFDRFSRNDAIGEVRVPMSSVDLGRPVQAWRELQAAPREEEKLGDICFSLRYVPTAGKLTVIVLEAKNLKKMDVGGLSDPYVKVHLLQGGKKVRKKKTTIKKNTLNPYYNEAFSFEVPCDQVQKVQVELTVLDYDKLGKNEAIGRVAVGAAAGGAGLRHWADMLANPRRPIAQWHSLRPPDRVRLLPAP
- the SYT5 gene encoding synaptotagmin-5 isoform X3; amino-acid sequence: MTRGGCPVSARLFAQRPHGSWSSLLCVGLKGRLGWEWGTRVLECLCRKDSRTPPPCSRSPQPRGLHRPTRLPTPVASATAQVQPEVEELEPAPSGPGQQVADKHELGRLQYSLDYDFQSGQLLVGILQAMGLAALDLGGSSDPYVRVYLLPDKRRRYETKVHRQTLNPHFGETFAFKVPYVELGGRVLVMAVYDFDRFSRNDAIGEVRVPMSSVDLGRPVQAWRELQAAPREEQEKLGDICFSLRYVPTAGKLTVIVLEAKNLKKMDVGGLSDPYVKVHLLQGGKKVRKKKTTIKKNTLNPYYNEAFSFEVPCDQVQKVQVELTVLDYDKLGKNEAIGRVAVGAAAGGAGLRHWADMLANPRRPIAQWHSLRPPDRVRLLPAP